From Desulfovibrio desulfuricans:
ATGTGTATTATTTATGCCTGGATCGGCCCTATGGCCGACAACATCAAGCGCCTCTTCCGCCACTTTCTCAGCCACTCGTGGGAGTTCGATCCCAATCCTGAAAACGTCTACAGCCTCAGCATTGACGTCACGCTTGAAATTGCCCGCATGATCATGCCAATCCTGCTGACTCTGGGATTTCTGGCCTTTCTGGCGCAGCGCTTACAGGTGGGCAAACTCTGGACAACCAAGGTGATGCGCCCCAACCTGAAGCGCTTCAACATAGTTCAGGGCCTCAAGCAGATGCTGGCATCGCCGCAAACAGCCCTGCGCACCATCAAGAGCCTGCTGTTTTCTCTTGTTCTCGGCATTATCCCCGGCTGGATCATCTTCAAGGAACACCAGAACTTTCTGCCCATGTACTACGCCAGCACCGAAGGCGTGGCGACCTACATGCTGCAAATGGCCTTCAAGCTGACCAGCTATGCACTTCTGCCCATCATTGCCATTGCCATTTTTGACGTATGGCAGTCGCGCTATGCCTATAACGAAGGCATGAAGATGACCAAGTCAGAAGTGAAGGACGAGCAGAAACAGACCGATGGCGACCCCGTGATCAAGGGGCAGCAACGCAGAAAAATGATGGAAATGATGAGCAAGCGTATGCTTGCAGACGTGCCCAAGGCGGATGTGGTGGTCACAAACCCCACGCACATAGCCGTGGCCCTGAGCTATAATACATCGGAAGCTCCCGCCCCCATCGTGCTTGCCAAGGGCGCAGACCATCTGGCCGAAAAAATCAAGGAAGTAGCCCGCGAAAACCGGATTCCCATTCGCGAAAACGTGCCTCTGGCACGGGCTTTGTATAAGTCCACAGAGGTGGGCGACATGATTCCCGAAGAGCTTTACAAAGCTGTGGCTTCCGTGCTGGCCAGCATCTGGAAGATCAAGCCCAAAGTGGTAAAACACTAAAAAGACATGGACTTTTTCCATCTTGCCCATACGTTCCAGGGTAAACCCGCTTTCGGGAACCAACGCAGAGAGGTGTCATAAAAATGGCTGCCGCAGTAATCCCCCAGCTTGATTACGCTCGATTTTCAAAAAACGGCGAAATATTTCTTGCAGCCGGCGTGGTCATCATCCTGTTTGTCATGTTGGTGCCTCTGCCCACGTTTTTTCTCGATTTCATGCTCTGCGTCAGTATTTCCATTTCACTGCTGGTGCTTGTAACCACCATGTTCATGACCTCGCCGCTGGAATTTACCATCTTTCCTTCGTTGCTGCTGGTCACGACCCTTCTGCGGCTGGCGCTCAACGTGGCGTCCACCCGCCTTATTCTGCTCAACGGCAATATGGGCGCAAACGCCGCGGGCGAAGTCATCCGCGCGTTCGGCCAGTTTGTTGTAGGCGGCAGCTACGTTGTGGGCGCAGTTATCTTTATGATCCTGTTCATTCTGAACAAGACCGTTATCACCGCTGGTACCACGCGTATCGCAGAAGTGGCGGCCCGCTTCACCTTGGACGCCATGCCCGGCAAGCAGATGGCCATTGAAGCCGACCTCAACGCTGGCTTGCTGGATGAAGAACAGGCCAATGCCCGCCGTGCAGGGCTGCGCAAGGAAGCAGATTTTTACGGCGCCATGGACGGTGCCTGCAAATTTGTTTCGGGCGACGTAAACGCAGGCATGTTCATCACCCTGGTGAACCTTGTGGGCGGTATCATCATCGGTATGGTCCAGAAGGATATGGACTGGAACACAGCCCTCACCACCTATTCCCTGCTGACCATCGGTGACGGTCTGGTTTCCACCATACCTTCCATCATTGTTTCCAC
This genomic window contains:
- the flhB gene encoding flagellar biosynthesis protein FlhB codes for the protein MFGSQQDPSRTEEATPKRVSKQREEGNVPKAQELGKAVSLLGGMCIIYAWIGPMADNIKRLFRHFLSHSWEFDPNPENVYSLSIDVTLEIARMIMPILLTLGFLAFLAQRLQVGKLWTTKVMRPNLKRFNIVQGLKQMLASPQTALRTIKSLLFSLVLGIIPGWIIFKEHQNFLPMYYASTEGVATYMLQMAFKLTSYALLPIIAIAIFDVWQSRYAYNEGMKMTKSEVKDEQKQTDGDPVIKGQQRRKMMEMMSKRMLADVPKADVVVTNPTHIAVALSYNTSEAPAPIVLAKGADHLAEKIKEVARENRIPIRENVPLARALYKSTEVGDMIPEELYKAVASVLASIWKIKPKVVKH